One Corynebacterium uterequi DNA segment encodes these proteins:
- a CDS encoding ATP-binding protein, protein MVYLERAIDQRLDTLEHIFSAVAIEGPKAVGKTETARRRVRNVFRMDVPDDRSRFLATNLVEETRRGPILIDEWQLLPESWDMVRRAVDDGAPKGSVYLTGSSTPVDGVTTHSGAGRIASVRLRPLGLCELVEKDGAVLLSELLTQTAQLRGESDWQLSDYVRSLATSGLPGLIGLTPPASDEYLAAYIERIVDRELPSQGYTVRNKAGLRAWLRAYARATGTDASYSEILAAATRGEGNAPSKRTTALYREKLSEIWMLDPLEAWESSVYRIPRQTFSPKHFLADAAFSLHLSSISARHLNSGKHATHLGRFFEAYAVHSLRVAASAYGLRAGHVRTKSGDREVDLVLETHDGGVLAFEVKLSAVVRDEDVRHLLWLRELIGDDLIDMAIINTGKHAYRRPDGVAVIPLSLLAV, encoded by the coding sequence ATGGTTTACCTAGAGCGTGCGATCGACCAGCGTCTCGATACGCTTGAGCACATCTTCTCTGCGGTAGCCATCGAGGGCCCGAAGGCGGTGGGCAAGACTGAGACTGCGCGACGTCGAGTACGCAATGTATTTCGGATGGACGTACCCGATGACCGCAGCCGTTTCCTGGCAACCAACCTCGTTGAAGAAACTAGGCGAGGGCCGATTCTTATCGACGAGTGGCAGCTCTTGCCGGAGTCCTGGGACATGGTCAGGCGCGCCGTCGACGATGGCGCCCCGAAAGGCAGCGTCTATCTGACGGGTTCATCCACCCCCGTCGACGGGGTTACTACACATTCCGGAGCCGGCCGAATCGCTAGCGTACGTCTTCGCCCCTTAGGGCTGTGTGAATTAGTCGAGAAGGACGGCGCTGTCTTGCTCAGCGAACTCCTCACTCAGACAGCTCAGCTGCGAGGTGAATCTGACTGGCAGCTCAGCGACTACGTGCGGTCCTTGGCTACCTCAGGTCTGCCTGGGCTTATTGGTCTGACGCCGCCGGCGTCCGACGAATACCTCGCCGCATACATCGAACGGATAGTCGATCGTGAACTTCCCTCACAGGGGTATACCGTTCGGAATAAAGCTGGGCTCAGGGCTTGGTTACGGGCCTACGCGCGAGCGACGGGAACCGACGCTTCGTACAGCGAAATCCTGGCAGCCGCCACACGCGGAGAAGGCAACGCGCCGAGTAAGCGAACAACTGCGCTGTATCGGGAGAAGCTCAGCGAAATCTGGATGTTGGACCCGTTGGAGGCCTGGGAGTCCTCTGTGTACCGCATCCCACGGCAGACGTTTTCGCCGAAGCACTTCCTGGCCGACGCCGCCTTTTCTCTACACCTTTCGAGCATCAGTGCGCGGCACCTCAACAGCGGAAAGCATGCAACCCACCTGGGAAGATTCTTCGAGGCCTACGCCGTTCACAGCCTGCGCGTCGCTGCGAGCGCCTACGGATTGCGTGCTGGACACGTCAGGACCAAGAGCGGAGACCGTGAGGTTGATCTCGTTCTAGAGACGCACGACGGCGGCGTGCTGGCCTTCGAAGTGAAGCTCTCTGCGGTCGTGCGCGACGAGGACGTTCGCCACCTTCTCTGGCTGCGGGAGCTGATTGGCGACGATCTCATCGACATGGCCATCATCAACACGGGCAAGCACGCCTACCGGCGACCTGACGGGGTGGCGGTGATTCCGCTGTCGTTGCTGGCGGTGTGA